Proteins encoded in a region of the Elaeis guineensis isolate ETL-2024a chromosome 7, EG11, whole genome shotgun sequence genome:
- the LOC105048125 gene encoding peptide-N4-(N-acetyl-beta-glucosaminyl)asparagine amidase A, with the protein MGSSPLPFLSSLLLLFLLTLPTSNATLHRAKLLTSELFAGPQPSSPTAYFEVARPIPLPKTKPCSTLVLQHNFGNTYAKPPVTALYKPPSHCPLHRPPSAVVLEWSAACRGRQFDRIFGVWLGGVELLRSCTAEPRPTGIVWTVKKDVTRYSSLFARPHTLAVYLGNVVDQTYTGVYHVNVSLHFFFDSSTHRRPPPASPVPDFASPADLILPVSRSLPSNDGLWFLVQNFSDIQKKKLAVPANTYRAILEVYVSFHQNDEFWYSNPPNDYILANNLTNLPGNGPFREVTARLDGEVVGAVWPFTVIYTGGVNPLLWRPITGIGSFDLPSYDIEITPFLGKILDGKPHEFGFGVTDALDIWYIDANLHLWLDSKSSRTVGNLIKYEAPEFMSSLVSKFKGLDGRFKTTASRQISVTGWVKSSYGKITTHFFQRFDYENQMQFAGNGSIQVVKQTIDFNHGTYTKHPSSILHSEQVHQNFPLYMYTGTTDQVNDTYSLVSNITLGFNEKKFSGERFGFSFSSLRNLQNGQGNMKVKGNLVTNGSGSTQQVYRYESTVGCYFRNVSSNNYTILYDETEKSCAKASPLGAGLFLAARWPPFPARRTSLATEIYKLKNGD; encoded by the coding sequence ATGGGCTCCTCTCCCCTCcccttcctctcctctctcctcctcctctttctgCTAACTCTTCCCACCTCCAATGCCACACTCCACAGAGCCAAACTCCTGACCTCAGAGTTATTCGCGGGCCCTCAACCCTCCTCCCCCACCGCCTACTTCGAGGTCGCCCGTCCCATCCCCCTCCCAAAGACCAAGCCCTGCTCCACCCTCGTCCTCCAGCACAACTTCGGCAACACCTACGCCAAGCCCCCCGTCACCGCCCTTTACAAGCCCCCCTCCCACTGCCCCCTCCACCGGCCGCCCTCCGCCGTCGTCCTCGAGTGGTCCGCCGCCTGCCGCGGCCGCCAGTTCGACCGCATCTTCGGCGTCTGGCTCGGTGGCGTCGAGCTCCTCCGCAGCTGCACCGCCGAGCCCCGCCCCACCGGCATCGTCTGGACCGTCAAGAAGGACGTCACCCGCTACTCCTCCCTCTTCGCCCGACCCCACACCCTCGCCGTCTACCTCGGCAACGTCGTCGACCAGACCTACACCGGCGTCTACCACGTCAACGTATCCCTCCACTTTTTCTTCGACTCCTCCACCCACCGCCGCCCCCCGCCCGCCAGCCCTGTCCCCGATTTCGCCTCCCCTGCCGATCTGATCTTGCCGGTGTCTCGAAGCCTCCCGTCGAACGATGGATTGTGGTTTCTTGTCCAGAATTTCTCCGACATTCAGAAGAAGAAGCTCGCTGTCCCGGCCAACACCTACCGCGCCATTCTTGAAGTGTATGTCTCCTTCCACCAGAATGATGAGTTCTGGTATAGCAATCCTCCGAATGACTATATATTAGCGAACAATCTCACAAATTTGCCCGGGAACGGGCCCTTTAGAGAGGTCACTGCGAGACTAGATGGCGAGGTCGTGGGTGCTGTCTGGCCCTTTACTGTTATCTACACTGGGGGAGTCAATCCCCTGCTATGGAGACCCATTACGGGCATTGGCTCGTTCGATCTCCCGTCCTATGATATAGAGATTACGCCGTTTTTGGGGAAGATTTTGGACGGCAAGCCCCATGAATTCGGGTTCGGAGTAACCGATGCTTTGGATATTTGGTATATTGACGCAAATTTGCATCTTTGGTTGGATAGCAAGAGCTCGCGTACTGTCGGGAATCTCATCAAATACGAAGCTCCGGAGTTCATGTCATCTCTGGTTTCGAAATTTAAGGGTCTCGATGGGCGATTCAAGACCACTGCAAGTCGGCAAATATCTGTGACCGGGTGGGTGAAGTCCTCTTATGGGAAGATCACCACCCATTTCTTTCAGAGGTTTGATTATGAGAATCAGATGCAGTTTGCAGGTAATGGAAGTATTCAGGTGGTGAAGCAGACAATAGATTTTAATCATGGCACTTACACCAAGCATCCATCTTCCATTTTGCACTCGGAGCAAGTGCATCAGAACTTTCCTCTTTATATGTACACGGGGACTACTGACCAAGTCAATGACACCTACTCTTTGGTTTCCAATATCACGTTAGGATTCAATGAGAAAAAGTTCTCTGGAGAGCGGTTTGGATTCTCGTTCAGCTCTCTAAGGAACTTACAGAATGGTCAGGGAAATATGAAGGTGAAGGGAAATCTGGTGACTAATGGCTCTGGGAGTACTCAGCAAGTGTACAGATATGAGAGTACTGTTGGTTGCTACTTTAGGAATGTGAGCAGCAATAATTATACTATTCTGTATGATGAAACAGAGAAATCTTGTGCTAAGGCATCCCCATTAGGTGCTGGGCTTTTTCTTGCTGCTAGATGGCCACCTTTTCCAGCCAGGAGAACATCTCTGGCAACTGAAATATATAAATTGAAGAATGGTGATTAA
- the LOC105048126 gene encoding F-box protein MAX2 homolog A, which produces MTGKRPTHIHDLPEPILREVFALVKDVRSRNSVALVCRKWRSLERLTRTSLSLRGHVRNPFLLPTCFPSVSHLDLSLLSPWGHHLFLRPSPTRLNGHPDPHPNNYNDHRHSLLDDQQLLVAQRLGQAFPNVTSLTVYAREPSTLHALAPQWPGLRHAKLVRWHQRPHHPPGTDLAPLLAACPSLASLDLSHFYCWTDDIPPALQAHPATAVSLARLDLLSASSAEGFRASELAAIATACPNLRHLLAPCVFNPRYFEFVGDASLLALAASCPRLSLLHLVDPSTLSPARPIPETANDGLTTRDDAGITAAGLESLFAVLPELEDLALDLSHNVRDAGPALEALGRKCPRIKSLKVGHFHGVCRAAWLHLDGVSLCGGLQALCIKNCPDLTDAGLATIARGCRILSKLEIHGCCKVTEIGFKKLAGMLHSTLVDVSISGCRQLDATRSLRAVEPIRERIERLHIDCVWVRPEFEQSPENADEACSCNSDDLDELKEQEISNQSKNKKCRYDGDHSKSNGGSSSFWWRIWERLHYLSVWVPAGEVLSPLANAGLDCCPELEEIYIKVEGDCRTCPKPAQRVFGLSSLSRYPRLAKMKLDCGEAIGYALTAPTGHMDLSLWERFYLHGIGDLNLYELDYWPPQDKDVNQRSLSLPATGLIQGCLTLRKLFIHGTTHEHFMRFFLMMPHLRDVQLREDYYPAPENDMSTEMRVDSCSRFEDALNSRLIPD; this is translated from the coding sequence atgacaggaAAAAGACCGACGCATATCCATGACCTGCCGGAGCCGATCCTTAGAGAGGTGTTTGCGCTGGTGAAAGACGTTCGGTCCCGCAACTCGGTGGCGCTGGTGTGCCGCAAGTGGCGCTCCCTCGAGCGCCTCACGCGGACCTCCCTCTCCCTCCGCGGCCACGTCCGCAACCCCTTCCTCCTCCCCACCTGCTTCCCCTCCGTCTCCCACCTCgatctctccctcctctcccccTGGGGGCACCACCTCTTCCTCCGCCCATCTCCCACCCGACTTAACGGCCATCCAGACCCCCATCCCAATAATTACAATGACCACCGTCACTCACTCCTCGACGACCAGCAACTACTCGTCGCTCAGCGCCTCGGTCAGGCCTTCCCTAACGTTACTTCCCTCACCGTCTACGCCCGAGAACCTTCGACTCTCCATGCCCTCGCCCCGCAGTGGCCGGGCCTCCGCCACGCCAAGCTCGTCCGCTGGCACCAGCGCCCTCACCACCCGCCGGGCACGGACCTCGCCCCGCTCCTCGCCGCCTGCCCCTCCCTCGCCTCCCTCGACCTCTCCCACTTCTACTGCTGGACCGACGACATCCCCCCGGCACTCCAGGCCCATCCCGCCACCGCCGTCTCCCTCGCCCGCCTCGATCTCCTCTCCGCCTCCTCCGCCGAGGGCTTCCGCGCCTCCGAGCTCGCCGCCATCGCCACTGCCTGCCCCAACCTCCGCCACCTACTCGCCCCCTGCGTCTTCAACCCCCGCTATTTCGAGTTCGTCGGCGACGCCTCCCTCCTCGCCCTTGCCGCCTCCTGCCCCCGTCTCTCCCTCCTCCACCTGGTCGACCCGTCCACCCTCTCTCCCGCCCGCCCCATCCCCGAAACCGCCAACGACGGCCTCACCACCCGCGACGACGCCGGGATCACCGCCGCTGGGCTGGAAAGCCTCTTCGCCGTGCTCCCCGAGCTCGAGGACCTCGCCCTCGACCTCTCCCACAACGTCCGGGACGCCGGCCCGGCATTGGAGGCCCTCGGCCGCAAGTGCCCCAGGATCAAGTCCCTCAAGGTGGGCCACTTTCATGGCGTCTGCAGGGCCGCTTGGCTGCATCTCGACGGCGTCTCCCTCTGCGGCGGGCTGCAGGCCCTCTGCATCAAGAATTGCCCCGATCTGACCGACGCCGGCCTCGCCACAATCGCCCGGGGCTGCCGGATACTGTCCAAGCTCGAGATCCACGGATGCTGTAAGGTCACCGAGATCGGTTTCAAGAAGCTGGCCGGCATGCTCCATTCCACCCTCGTGGACGTGAGCATCTCTGGCTGCCGGCAGCTCGATGCTACCCGATCCTTGCGCGCCGTGGAGCCAATCCGGGAACGCATCGAGCGCCTCCACATCGACTGCGTCTGGGTCAGGCCCGAGTTCGAACAGTCACCTGAGAATGCAGACGAAGCTTGTTCTTGTAACTCCGACGATCTCGATGAACTTAAGGAACAGGAGATTTCGAACCAATCGAAGAACAAGAAATGTAggtatgatggtgatcatagcaAGAGCAATGGCGGCAGCAGTAGTTTCTGGTGGCGGATATGGGAGCGGCTCCACTATCTATCGGTATGGGTGCCGGCCGGCGAAGTACTGAGCCCCTTAGCCAACGCCGGACTGGACTGCTGCCCCGAACTCGAAGAGATCTACATCAAGGTGGAAGGCGACTGCAGGACCTGCCCCAAGCCGGCCCAGCGAGTGTTCGGACTGAGCTCTCTTTCCCGCTACCCCCGGCTGGCAAAGATGAAGCTGGACTGCGGCGAGGCGATCGGATACGCGCTCACCGCGCCGACCGGCCACATGGATTTGAGCTTGTGGGAGAGGTTCTACCTTCATGGGATCGGGGACCTGAACCTCTATGAGCTGGACTACTGGCCGCCGCAGGACAAGGACGTGAACCAGAGAAGCCTCTCCCTTCCGGCGACAGGCCTGATCCAGGGGTGTCTTACTCTGAGGAAGCTTTTCATCCACGGAACCACCCACGAGCACTTCATGAGGTTCTTTCTCATGATGCCTCATCTCAGGGATGTGCAGCTCAGAGAAGATTATTATCCGGCGCCGGAAAATGATATGAGCACGGAGATGAGAGTGGATTCCTGCAGTCGCTTCGAAGACGCGTTGAACAGTAGATTAATTCCGGATTAA